TCTCAAGATGGTACGTATAATCCTCCATAAAGGAAGTGCCTTTATTTCCTGCCATGATTTTCATCAGTCTCAGCAGTGCCGCTGTCTTCCAATCTCCTTCACCTCCGAAACCATAGCCTTGCGCCATCAATCGCTGAACGGCAAGTCCAGGCAGCTGCTTCATTCCGTGAAGATCTTCAAAATTGGTAGTGAAAGCATTGTAACTGCCTTTAGATAAGAATGATTTTAATCCTAACTCGATTCTGGCTTGTTCTCTTATAGATTGTATGGCATTTTCAGCGGTTTCCGGAAAATGATAGGTAGCTCGATATTCTTTCATGAGCGCTTCAACTTCATTTTCCGTAATGTCACTAATTTCTTCGACTAGATCTCCTATGCCAAAGTAATCCACTGTCCAGCCAAACTTCAATTGAGCTTCTACTTTGTCTCCTTCTGTAACGGCTACACTTCTCATGTTATCTCCAAACCTTGCTACACGAATTCTCTTTCCTTCACAATAAGCGGCCGCTGTCTTCATCCAGCTGGATATCTTATCTTTAACGTCAGGGTTTTGCCAATGGCCAACGACGACTTTACTTGAAATCTTCATTCTTGACACCATAAACCCATATTCACGATCGCCATGTGCAGATTGATTTAAGTTCATAAAATCCATATCGATGGATTCCCAAGGAATGTCCCTATTGTGCTGGGTATGAAAATGAAGCAGCGGTTTTTGAAGCACACTAAGTCCTGAAATCCACATTTTCGCTGGGGAAAATGTATGCATCCAAGTAATGATACCTCCACAATTTTCAGCAGCATTTGCTTCCTGAACTACTCGTTCGATATCTTTATCCGTAGTTAATACCGCTTTGAATTTGACCGGGAATGGAAGAGCTTGCTGCATTCCTTCTACTATTTCCAAGGAGTGTTCCTGAACTTTGTCCAATGCTTCTTCTCCGTATAAGTGCTGACTCCCTGTCAAAAACCAAAATTCATAAGGCTGTATGTTTTGCATGATAACTTTTCCCCCT
This Halobacillus salinarum DNA region includes the following protein-coding sequences:
- the araA gene encoding L-arabinose isomerase — protein: MQNIQPYEFWFLTGSQHLYGEEALDKVQEHSLEIVEGMQQALPFPVKFKAVLTTDKDIERVVQEANAAENCGGIITWMHTFSPAKMWISGLSVLQKPLLHFHTQHNRDIPWESIDMDFMNLNQSAHGDREYGFMVSRMKISSKVVVGHWQNPDVKDKISSWMKTAAAYCEGKRIRVARFGDNMRSVAVTEGDKVEAQLKFGWTVDYFGIGDLVEEISDITENEVEALMKEYRATYHFPETAENAIQSIREQARIELGLKSFLSKGSYNAFTTNFEDLHGMKQLPGLAVQRLMAQGYGFGGEGDWKTAALLRLMKIMAGNKGTSFMEDYTYHLESGNELVLGSHMLEICPTITNEKPEIQVHPLSMGNREDPARLVFNGQGGEAVNASLVEMGGRYRLIISEVEALKPEYETPHLPVAKVMWKPKPSLSEATEAWIYAGGAHHTVFSYELTADQLYDFADMVQIECVVIDEHTKIRDFRNQLKWNEAVWN